ATAGGTCAATTATCATTGGACATTTCAGGCAAACAGAAAAGTCTTTTCAGTTGCAGGTTGGAAATTTTATCCAAACCAGACTTCAACAACAATACCATTTTTAGACACTCTGAAGTATTATGTCACTGGGCTAGCAGACCAGTTTTGAGTGCTTGCCTTGTAGTGTTGGAGGTCAAGGGTTCAAATCTTGGCAACTCCAAACCCTTTAAAAATTTCCAGCATACCTAAAAAATAAAGACACACTATATGATACATCCTCAAAATGTTAATTCATCCTAACAGTTTCTACCTCAGGTATATCACTCTTATTTCCTTCCCTTATGGATTTATACTAGaaagattagatctttagaagtaaaggaagcatttaagagaatgaaagtgagtaaagcctgtagacccgatggaatactaattgaagtgtggaagtgtttgggagatatgggagtggcatggttaattaaattgtttaataagattctaaattcaaagaaaatgcctgatgagtagaggagaagtattttagtacttatttttaaaaataaagaagactacagagttgctcaaactataggggaattaaactcatgagccatattatgaagttgtggaagagagttgtggaacatcgactacgttatgatacttctatctctctcaattaatttgacttcatgcctggtcgttcaactatggaagtgatctttctcatcagaagcttgatagagaaatatagaaatgcgaggaaagatttacacatgatttttatcgatttggagaaggcttataatAGTGTTCCAAGAAATGTCTTATgcagagtgttagaacaaaagagggtatctatcaggtacatacaagtgttgaaagacatgtatgaaagagcaactactattgtgcgcacagtgggagtggacacaagagattttcctatctcagttggattacaccaaggttcagctgtaagcccttatcattttacattagttttagatggattaacgaaacatatacaagagaatatcccttggtgcatgatgtttgcggatgatatagttctgatagatgagacacaagaaggagtcaatagaaagttagagctttggagaagtactctatggtcaaaaggctttaagttaagtagaacgaagacagaatatatgcattacaagttcagtgaaggccgaactggtgatagagaatgagttagtttggatggagttactttggatggagtgataatgtctcaaagtaatcactttgaatatctcggctcagtccttcaagtagatgggagatatgaggagaatgttagtcatatgattaaagccggatggttgaagtggagacgtgtcacgggagttttatttgacgcaagattcccaataagttgaaaggaaaattttaccgttcaGCTATATGAccagccatgttatatggtagtgagtgttgggcactgaaggagtcatatgtgtctaagataagagttgcggagatgagaatgttaaggtggatgagtggtcatactagactagataaagtccgtaatgagagtattagagaaaaggtaggagtggtaccaattaaggataagttgagagaagggagattgagggggtttggtcatatgaagcgtaaacatacggaggctccagttagacaagtagagcacattaggctaaaggatagaaagaaaagaaggggtagacctaaactgacttagaggagagtagtacaacatgacctagaagcattacacattttttaggatttaactcaaaatcgtttagagtggagaaagagaatccatatagccgaccccaaatttttaggataaaggcttacttgagttgagttgagttaagttgcTCAATGacttcaaaggtaacttggtgaaGGTTTGCATTATTGTAGGCATGGTGTTCACTATGGATGTGATTGTGTGAAAAAAGGGAAAGACTTGTGCTCTTACTCGTTTCCTTTTAGGCCTCAAGATCTCAATCTGtcaacattttcttttttttttttccttctcttcttttttatttttctttagttttcaTAATGTTAAGCCATGATTTTGGATATTCTCTCACTTGAAagttcatctctctctctctctctctctcaatttgTCAACATTGTTTTTTACATTGAATAATAAGCCAATATTCTGGGTACTCCACTTTTGAGTAATTCATCTCTAATTCCCTCAAACCCTTTGTGTTGATATGCAGTTTACAGGAGGAAGTTCACCATGCACATCTTAAATTGTAGCATTTATGCTCTTGATGATGATTTGGCCATaacattagattttttttttttttttttttgaatttgctTGGCAGTATTGTTTTCCATAAGTTGCTATCAAGATTTGGATAACCCAATGAAGCCTATAGctgaaattaataatataatgatCATGTTAGATTCTTGTGCATGTCACTTGGTTTCAGTTTGTGAAAATGGAAGATCCAAAATTGTCAGACTAGGTATGAATTTTAAATGGAACTTCCCAACCAATCCACAAAGACTCCTAGGCCAagatataaagaaaatgaattctcGTGAGCCTTTGAGTAGGGAAGCAATATAGGGTAAATTTCAGTTGGTAGAACAGAATGCCAGCATgtataaaaataatagtaaaaaaaagGCATGCTGACACAGGTTTTAATCCCCAAGTACAACTATCACACTCCTGTGTTAATGAGAAGTTTAGTTTGGCGCTTGACTATGCTTTAGTAGTTACCATTGAGTTCTCTTTTGATGCCTCTCTAAGTTAGAGAACTCTAGAAATATTTTCTTTAGAAGCAAGGGCATTTTCATAATCTCCAGCTTTactattgaaattttaattttatttagagTCTTGTTTTTGAGTCCCTGTTGGCTTATCAAAAAATTAATCAAGTTAGTTTTTTAAGGTTAAAGGTTTAAGATTAATCTAAGTCTCAAAATACTTTGCCTGTAATCTTTTATTGGCATTGAATCAATCAATAAAATTAGAGAGAACTTCTAAAATTGTGTTTATTTGGATTCAACTATTAAATGTGATGCCTGTGAAACCCTGGGTGTGATGCCTAAGAAATTCTCCTTTTTTTCTCTAGTTAACGATGAGTAAAGAATTCTCTTGTTTATTTGTGATCCCTAACCATCTAACTTCACCAACACGAGTTGCCACATAAATACCACCTTTCTAGCTCTCAAATTAAGCCAAAAACCAGTCCTAAACTGTAATTTTGCAAGCTGTCCTACATCATCAGTACAATTAATCATAGAACCAAAGGTAAAATGAATCATAATTGCTTAATGATTTAGTCTTGCACGTGTCTAAGGATAGTTAATTTGGGCTGTTGACATTGATAAGTATCCTAGAATGGTCTATGCATATTTCCTGAAATATGAAATGTAGTCTTTCGCATTTTCAAACACTCCAAAACTTTGAGAAGACCAAGTTAAAAACTAATAATGGTGTATTATTGCCAAGGCAGGTTTGATAATTTCCATATAAACCAAAATTATGGTATCATGGCACTAAGACACTGCATTGCTGCAAAGCACGCCCCTACATAACATATAAATGGCTCTCTTCTAAAGAGTGAAGTGCTTGCTCTCTAATGTGGAGTTGTCCATGTATTTTTTATGCCAAAGCACACTGTGTGGTCCATTTATGTCCATCAAATGTGATGAAATGCTAGACAACTTAGGATTTGTTATTGGGCTACCTTGTTGATTACTCTGGCTTGAGAGCATTTGTTTAATTGTATACATTCCAGTTAATAAAATTGGGGTAACACACAATATCTCCATGATGCTGTTCGCCTTGATATTTCAAAGAAGATGATAGCATCATTAATTTTAGCAGCTCTAAGACAGTTTGGCAACTAAAAATTTGCTGAAAGTGGTGTGTCAACATCACCTTAAAAGAAAGCACATGCGGCTAAATATCTACTAGAAAGAGAAATACATAAGTTCTCAAATAATGAAAGAGAAAATAAGAAGGAAGAACAATTTGGACATGGACTATAACAAATCCAGTTAAGCAAAAATCaagtatttctaataaaatattataatacttGCAAGTAGCATTATTACCATACCTTTGCGAGGGGGGAAGAAGCGAGCAGAAAATGTTCCTAAATCTTTAGAAAACGATCTAGCATGTTCAGAAATCTTGCTCTGCATGTCAAataagtcaatccctttgtccaagaaaacatttttattaaAACCAAAAAATCTTCTGCTGGTTTCTCTTTGGAAAACAGAAATGTGAGGTGCAAAATTGTTCCATTCATCCCCAGCAACATCTTTTCCAGAAAGAAGACCACTAGATCGGGCAAACATCAATGCACAACGGCTTGTTGCCACAATGGCTGGACAAAGAATGCATGAAATTTCAAGACTCAAAACTTCAGTGAATCACGTGAATATGTAAACAATAGCAATAACAAGCAAACATGGAAATTATATGTGAGTTCAAGCCATATGAAAAGCAGTGAATGACTTTTATGTGCTGATTAGCAACAGTGAACAATCTCATTAAGGAGTACACAGTTCTTCCcttaattaaaaactagttggggCAAGTTAAACCAACCATTTTCCTCGAAGAATGAATCACACAGTTGAAGTaaacatcaaaataaaataaagaagaagGTACCATTATAAGGAACTTCAAAGACATAATTAGCAGGAAGACCAATTCCAAAACCAGCCAGAGTAATGCCCACACTAAATCCAACACCACAGCCAGCACCAACATAACCAATAACTTCAGGACCAAACCCAGGACCCCATCCAACACCACAGCCAATGCCTAGTCCCATGCCCCAAAAGGTTCCAAAAGTGGGATGTACAGGATTCCATCTttgatatctcctgaacaacccTTTTATGATCATTGGGACCTAAGATCCAAAAAGCTGAATTTAGTATTACAAGCATAATACTATTACATAGCATATCATATTATTTGGCAAACTTATCATATTTAAGCAATCTTTTGGAGATTATCTTAAAGAGATGATGAACAACTGCAAGTGAGGACTCAGGACTTTGAATGGAAAAGATTAAATGGGTATTAACAGGAAGATGATTTTCTAGATAATTTGATGAAATGAAGGCATTGCCtggtgaagagagagagagagagagagagagagagagagaaacctgGGGATTGAAATGCGGCCAATATTCTTCAGCCTTTCAAGATAGCAAGAGGGAACGGCTAGTCCACAAAGGAAGAGTGTCTCTGGCTCTCTGCAGCTCCAAGTGAAAGAGGCTTACCTCAAGACTGTCGTTTCTGTCGAGGCCTTTGAGTCGTACTTATCCTTCTTAAAACTACGTCGTTTTGAGCAAGGACTTCCGGTCCCATCGCATCACCAGTATCATCATCTTCTGCCAAACATAAATGTTACGAGTCAAGATAATTAGATCGTGTTTTGATATgacattattaaaattataatataatcataataatgttaaatatttaattgtaatatttagtaatataaaaatatttgatataataaaataataattacataattaattaatattatttaaaataatataattattattatataaaaaaataaatatgatcataattatttattttatttttttatttattgttaatatTATTACTATCATTACTATTTAACTACTACTGCTGCTATCATCGTTGCTATCACCATTGCTTAACTACTAGTATCACCACTTAACTATTGTCAACTCTATTACCACCTAATTACTATCACTATTATTACCTCATCTTGCTACCACTACCGCCACCACTTAACTATTATTATCACTCGATTATCAATCACTGTAAGTATTAccacttattattaatattataaataaattaaatattaaaataaaaattatcgttATATTACACTACTTGTAATTTTATTTTGCAACTAAATAGAAGAATGTAATGACAATTACATTAGATTATATTACAATTTTGATTGTATTACATAATTGATTATATTGTATTATATTATACTCTACTAAATATAACCTAAGAGGTTCTTGGTTTTATTcacatgttatatatatataatttcattgATTTAAAAAGGCTTGAAGCCCTAAATACAAAAGAGTTCTACATAAATTACACACATAATGCAAAGCCCACCAAAGGTCAGCCCAACACAAGAACAAGAACCCTAATCTACAACAGGTTTACAACTCATATACCCTAACCTAACAGAGTACAAGCAGCTTCCTTTGTGCTGCTGCCCAGCTACTTAGTGTTCATCTGAGACAACTTCCATAGCCAAGAGGCATAGAAAGCAAAAAGTCTCCCTCTATTTATGCCATACATGGCTTCAAATCCAACTGAAGAATGGAGGAGACCCATAAACTATTATCACCACCAAAGGCTGTAGGGTATCAGCTAATCAAAGAAAACTCCAGGCTAAGAGAAAAGTAGAAAATGTCAAATCATCATATAATCAGCAAAGGAAGGAGGAGCAGATCTTTTGGCAACACAAATGCACCTTATGGGCTAAAAGACCCAACGAGGTGCCATCCTGATATAGTAAGAGCTCAAAGTCGATCCGAACATGACTTGTTTAGATTTGAACACTTGATAGATCTGACCCAAAAGCGATCTTTGGGTGCAATCTTTGGGTGCAATCTCATCGAATTTGGTAACCTGCTAAGATAGATCTGAACTCAGAGGCAATCTCTAGGAGCAATCCTTCGCAGaatcaattaaattaagaaattgatgccatttgagatCGAAACAAATGTACATTACATTGTTAACGCGACTAACTTCTAGCATAGCTTTTAAGATGCGTTCCGTTACAAACTAAATAAAGGAAGGCAAAAATCAAGCTGAGATTTCATATAGTTATCATCCCAATcgctatataaacaaagtaaagcTTCAGTAAACAGGTAGCAACAAAAAACACTTCTCTTGATAGTATTCAATACTTTGCTCTAATTACTTACTTGAGCGTCAAAGTAGTTGGTTGCCACCCATCGACCCTCACTCAATTTTTGGTTCTTAGGTGACCCTAGATCTAGTCAGACGGTATCAACCCAACATCTAATAAATCCATGGTAGCATCAGTTAGCGTCATCTGTGGGAAAAATTGCTGGCTATTTTTCCTGTATATTTCTATTAAAATACTATtcatagctttttctgaaatttttCTTTGTGTTCTCATTCATAGCATTTTTAATGGATGACAAAggttcaaattttgaaaaaaacacCTTCAGATATATTGGGGGATACGGGTAACCTACCAATGGTTATTGATCCATATCCGAATACACCAGCCAAAGGAGCCCAACTAGTAGGCTTTGCTGATCCTAATTCGATGATCTGGAAAATCAAGGAAATGGAAACCATGCTGGAATCATTAAAGAGAGAATACGAGCAAAACATTAAGAGTAGTATGATAGACACACCAACAATCAAATCGCCACCTCCACCCACTGTAATCATAATAACATCTAGAGAACTAGCTAGAGAAGTGAAATATGAAAATAGTGAAGGCAAGGCAAAAAGAGAACATTCAGATGATGAGGAGTCAGACTCTAAACAAAGTGCTCTCAGTCAAAAAATTACTCGAGTAATCAAAAGATTCCAAAAGAGTTCTCATGATGATGGTTATGGGATGGGAGATGGTTCGCCTTTGAGTGACAAAATATTGTCAGAAGTTTTtctaccaaaatttaaattaccAACTTTAGAAAAATATGATGGAATTTCTAACCCTATAGGCCATTTGGCAAACTTTTG
The Hevea brasiliensis isolate MT/VB/25A 57/8 chromosome 18, ASM3005281v1, whole genome shotgun sequence genome window above contains:
- the LOC110639458 gene encoding cadmium-induced protein AS8, whose translation is MIIKGLFRRYQRWNPVHPTFGTFWGMGLGIGCGVGWGPGFGPEVIGYVGAGCGVGFSVGITLAGFGIGLPANYVFEVPYNAIVATSRCALMFARSSGLLSGKDVAGDEWNNFAPHISVFQRETSRRFFGFNKNVFLDKGIDLFDMQSKISEHARSFSKDLGTFSARFFPPRKGPKD